In one Micromonospora polyrhachis genomic region, the following are encoded:
- a CDS encoding cupin domain-containing protein — protein sequence MISYAPGGGGRPASAVVSEPTVPSALTRCVAVEPAKFAAGYWGQAPLLSRASELANPAGFTDLLSPADADELLSRRGLRTPFLRVAKDGELVSPERFTGGGGAGAEISDQVLDERVLELYAGGATLVLQGLHRNWPPLVDFARELGIELGQPLQVNAYLTPAGNQGFATHYDTHDVFVLQVDGRKHWRIHEPVLTHPLERQPWGGHADEVAAVAAGPPALDVVLAPGDALYLPRGWLHSAQAQEERSLHLTVGVRALTRYTLVETLLGLAAEDVRLRASLPYGFDVADADQVEPELTETVAALRDWLVGVDPALVTERLRDRSWRASRPAPIRPLAQTAAISTLDVASRLAPRPGLRWRLTLAGTDRVSLRLFDRTIDFPAQCEAALREFLTTGQIRVGDLPGLDEDADRLVLARRLLREAVAIPA from the coding sequence TCCGAGCCGACCGTGCCGTCGGCGCTCACCCGCTGTGTGGCGGTCGAACCGGCCAAGTTCGCCGCCGGCTACTGGGGGCAGGCACCGTTGCTGTCCCGGGCCAGTGAACTGGCCAACCCGGCCGGCTTCACCGACCTGCTCAGCCCCGCCGACGCCGACGAACTACTCAGCCGGCGTGGTCTGCGTACCCCGTTCCTCCGGGTCGCCAAGGACGGCGAGCTGGTATCGCCGGAACGCTTCACCGGTGGCGGCGGGGCGGGAGCGGAGATCAGCGACCAGGTGCTCGACGAGCGGGTGCTGGAACTCTACGCGGGCGGGGCCACTCTGGTCCTCCAGGGCCTGCACCGCAACTGGCCACCGCTGGTCGACTTCGCGCGGGAACTGGGCATCGAACTCGGTCAGCCACTCCAGGTCAACGCCTATCTCACCCCCGCCGGGAACCAGGGCTTCGCCACCCACTACGACACGCACGACGTGTTCGTACTCCAGGTCGACGGGCGCAAACACTGGCGGATACACGAGCCGGTGCTGACCCACCCGCTGGAACGCCAGCCCTGGGGTGGGCACGCCGACGAGGTGGCCGCGGTCGCCGCCGGTCCACCGGCGCTGGACGTGGTGCTCGCCCCCGGTGACGCGCTCTACCTGCCCCGGGGTTGGCTGCACAGCGCCCAGGCCCAAGAGGAGCGTTCCCTGCACCTGACCGTGGGAGTCCGCGCGCTGACCCGATACACGCTGGTGGAGACCCTACTCGGCCTGGCCGCTGAGGACGTCCGGCTGCGCGCCTCGTTGCCGTACGGGTTCGACGTGGCCGACGCCGACCAGGTGGAGCCGGAACTGACCGAGACCGTGGCCGCCCTGCGCGACTGGTTGGTCGGGGTCGACCCGGCGCTGGTCACCGAGAGGTTGCGGGACCGCTCCTGGCGGGCCTCCCGGCCGGCACCGATCCGGCCGTTGGCCCAGACGGCGGCGATCTCCACCCTCGACGTGGCGAGCCGGTTGGCCCCCCGGCCCGGACTGCGCTGGCGGCTCACGCTCGCCGGCACCGACCGGGTCAGCCTCCGGCTGTTCGACCGGACGATCGATTTTCCGGCACAGTGCGAGGCGGCGCTGCGGGAGTTCCTCACCACCGGGCAGATCCGGGTCGGTGACCTGCCCGGTCTCGACGAGGACGCCGACCGGCTGGTGCTGGCCCGTCGCCTGCTGCGCGAAGCGGTGGCGATACCCGCCTGA